The genomic DNA CTTTGAACGCATTTATCTTTTCTATTACGTAGTCAAATTCTTCATTTGTCATGCCGTTATATAAGGGTAATGTATCTGAGTTCCTATACCATTATCTGAAAGATACTTCTGGAGTTCATCTCGCTGCTCGCATTTCGCAACGAAAAGGTGCCAGACGTGATTAAAGTTTTCTTTGACCTTCGGCAATTCTACTAGAGGGTTTATTATCTCCCGTAGGTACTTCTCAGCGACTCTTTTGCGATCTTCTTCGAGTTCTGTGTTATGTGTTTAAGTTTCACACTTAATAAAGCCGCCTGCAATTCGTCGAGCCTGGAATTCACACCTTCGATCTCGTGGTAGTACTTCTTAATGCTTCCATAGTTTCTAAGCAGACGAACTTTCTCTGCAAGTTCTTCATTATTAGTGACAATTGCACCTGCATCACCAAAGGCTCCTAGGTTCTTTGTGGGGAAGAAACTGAAACAGCTAATATTACCAAATGTTCCGATATTCCTTCCATTTATCGTTGCGCCAAGAGCCTGCGCACAATCTTCAACAACGTACAACCCGTATCTCTTCGCAATTATCATTATTTCTTCCATCCTAGCAGGCTGACCATAAAGATGAACAGGAAGAATAGCCTTTGTTCTTTTTATAATTGCGTCTTCTACTATTGCGGGATCAATGTTATAAAATTCGTCTGGTTCAACGAATACAGGAGTTGCTCTATTTTCTGTAACTCCAAGAACCGAAGCAATATACATGTTAGCGGGAACGATTACTTCATCTTTTTCACCAATTCCTAGGGCTCTAAAGGCAAGTATAAGGGCATCCAAACCGGAATTGACTCCGACGCAATAGTTCATTCCCACATATTCTGCAAATTCTCGCTCGAATTAACTAACTTTTTTCCCGAGAATATACTAACCAGAATCAAGAACCTTAAGAGCTGCCTTATCAAACTCTTCTTTGAACATAAGATACTGGGTCTCAGAACATTGAAAGGTACTTTCATCTCTTCCAGTAACCCTCCTTTACAAGTCTGACAAACTCATCATAATCACGAATATAATCAGATTCATCGTAGTATTCAGATGCAAGTATTAGTAAAACACTATCATCTTTTAACCATTTCATTGTATGCCATTTTCCAGGACCAATATATAACCCTTTTGCCGGATCATTCAGAACGATATATTCCTTATTCTCTCCATCATAGCACACGATCTCAATGGCGCCATACATACAAACTAGCAACTGCTTCAGATCCTTATGGGCATGATGACTGCGGGTAATACCTTCCATTACTCCATAGATGTAGTAAATTCGCTTGAAAACAAAAGGGATATCTCTATACGCTTCGAAAAACACAAGCGAACCAAGTTCCGGCGGTTTTGCTGTTCTTTTTTTAGATTCAACAAAGTTGTCAAAACACCTCACTCCTCTTTCAAAAATCAGGTCTCTTTTATTTTGTATAGAATACACGCGTTCATTATTAAAGCAATTATAATGGAGATAATCCTAGCTAGAACGATGCCAATGATTTGCAACTTTAAAACTAAGATATAAGATAACAGAATATAAAAGGTTAAAAAGAAAAAGTCAACTGTCAATAGCGCTTTTTTCGAGAAGAACCTAAGGGCAAAGACTTTCTCTATTATCAAAGCACTGTAAATCGAGCTTGCTATAGATAAAGGCAAGAAAAACATCTTGGCTGCTGTATAGTAATTATTATAAAATAGGCTAACATATATAGCTGAAAATAAATAGTTTAGTGCTGTGAGAAGAATCACTAGCATTGATATTGCTATCGCAATTTCAGTTTTCTTTTTGTTAAACGCATTAATCTTAATATTAGCAACATAACTTAAAAGTACACCAGAAAATGAAGAAAAAACCAACGTTGTCAATTTTGTAGGACTTGATGCTACAAAATAAACAGACAACTTTTCAGGACCACTAATTTGATTGAGTATAATCCTGTCAGCGTACAGCTGAACTTGACTCATGAGTATTAAACTGACTAGGGTAATATATTCAAGTGATAACTGTTTGAAATTTTTTATTCGTAATCTTTCTTTCCACATGTTAGTTTTGAACAGTATAAATAGAGTAGCTAGTAACTCTCCCATGAGCAGAATATAGTACCATTCGCAATTAGTTAAGTAGAACAACAACATTCCAAGTGCGTATCCAGATGACTGAACAAGATTACTTATGAATATTTCTCTATACCTTAGTGATATTCTTAGTTCTACGCTATAATACACCCTGAAAATCCCCAGAAACAAGACCAAGGTTAGAATTTTAAAATTGAGCCCCATTTCCGCTTGGCCATGGATATAGATTGTGAAAATCACAAGTGAAATTATCACCGTAGAAACAAACAGGATTTGATATCCATCTAGCCATTTTTTCGTGTTATTTCTAAGCCGTAAATTGTTCAGCGAGTTTCCTGTAACGCCAATAAACATATTCATGATAGTATATACGAATATGATTTCTCCAAAACTCTTTGGAGAGTTTGTATTATTTAATGATGGAAAAATCCACAGCTGGATTGTTGCTGTTACAACTACAGTGGCTAGTAAGTTCAACCCAGTGTTGAAAATGAACCTTCTATATTTTCTTACATAGTGAATCATTGTACACTCTTTTTCGCTATATTAATGTAATGATATTCTTCACTTGCCATGATGGATCTTTCTCTATAATCTTGAAAATTCGATTTTTCAAGAACATGCAGTATTCCATCTTTTATCGACTCAGGTGATATTTCATCTAGCAAATATCCATTTCCATTTTTGGTCAAATAGCGTCCTTGAGGAGTATCCGCTAATACCAATGGTATACCAGCACAAATTGCTTCAATGAATGTGTTCGACAGGCTGCCAGGTTGGAGTAGCAGATCCCCTCCGACGAGTAATTCTTTGAGTTTTGAAGCGTTTTTCCACCCAAGATATATTATCCTATTATCCCTTTCTATGTATTTGTTCAAGATATCTCGGAACCCATTTTCAACACTACCAACAATGAAGAGCTTAAAGCTTGGATCTTCAATTTGCTGAAATGCTGCAAGTACTTCCAAAGTCTTTTTGTCACCAGGTAATTTGCCTGTATGAAAAATAACTCTATCTGAGTCTGATACACCAAGTTCTTCTCTGATTCTCCGTCTCACATTCATATAGAGTGTGAAGTTCTTAATTAAAGAAGCATCTCCTGGCAAAGGTAATAACTCCAATTTTCCTTCATCTATTCCATAAACCTGTATCGCAAAGTCTCTGCACTCAGGAGCGACGTAAAAAACCTTATGGTAATATTTCTGGATCCTTTTCACTATTGAGCGCCATAACACCTTGTGATATAAAGGCCCAAAAGTGCTTTTCATTGAATTATCGAAACTTGAATGAATATCTATTACCAGCTTTGTGTTGGGGTTCTTTTTAACATATCGTATGCAATTCAACAATTCTGGCGAATGATCATGGAAAAATATCATATCTGGCTGGATAGCCCTAAGATGCTTGAGAAGATTGACAAATACAATGAACCTATTCTTTATCTCATATAATGACCTAATTCGGAGTATTTTCACACCTCTATAGTCAAATTCTCCTAACTCATGAGTTCTTTTCCCCTTGTTTATTTGGAAATACGGTTCAAATTTACTGGTTATTATAAAAACTTCGTGACCGAGCTCTCTTTGACCAACAGTAAGATAGTTTTCTTGATATGCCAAATCCGGCTTAAAGTAGCTTAGAATGTGGACTATTCTCATACTAACTTCCTCCCTTTATGCCCTTTACTAGATATATTATTCTCTTTGCTACGTATTTAATTATCGGTGGTTTAGGTAAGACAACACTATCCTTTTCCAAGCACAAGGTACTACTTTTTATGAGATTCAGATACTCTTCCGTTATTTCTCCCATCTCAAAGCGGTGCACATGACTTAATGTTAAAGAGCTATACTCCGCGTAATTCTCAACGATGTCTTTTATACAATCATCTATTGAACTCAAGTGTGATTTATCGTCAATATCCAACTCACCTAAGTTGAATCCAGAATCTTTGCCAAATATTCCAAGACAGACTCCTTGATTCTTCTTGTAATAGTTTTTTGGAAGCATTGCTGCAATAACAGTAGGAATTCCCAATTTTGCTGTCTCCAATATAGAAGTTCCCATACAGTAACCAATATCATAGTTCAATAATTTCTTGTCCAGCTCATCTGGATGGACTTTTCCAGCAAAATCTACATTGGGAACTGAATTTTTTCTTATATATCTTCTTATTCTTTTCTCACAAGGTCCATAACCAATTAAGGTCAAATGATATCCCGGGTTCCTTCTGACAAAATCAATTATCATGATTATCGACGATAGCTTGAAATCCACGAACCGTCCCACCCAAACAATTCTAATAACTCTATTAGACAAAATTGCCTTCTTTTTTGATTGTTCATTATGCTCAGGAATCGGTAGCGGTATTATCTTGTAGGAACTATTGTCGAAATTCTTCAAAGACGCTTGAAGGTTCATCTCATTCATGAAAGATACACTCTGATAATTAACATATATTTCGAGAAGTTTTCTATTAATTCCAATAATTCTTTTTTTGCGAAGACTATAACTTGCAAGGTAGTGAGTATCACGCGGATGAAATATGCCAGTACTATAAGTAGCCCTGATAGAATTGAGATTACTAAATACGACATAAGCATTGTAAATGTCTCGGAAGCAAAATGTGAAAATCTCTAATTTCGCGTTATTATGAAATTTCTTGGCAAAGAAATCGATTACCTTTCTTTTCTCATTTTTGGTCATATATAAAACACTATCATTGGGAATAGGCCATCTTATAACATAGAAACCATACTTCTTTGCTTCATCATTTATATATCCATCATCAAAAGAACTTACAATACAAAACTCAACATCCTTCTTGGCAAACTCTTCTGCTAACCTAACTAATAACACTTCCCCACCACCAAGATAACTGTTCAGATTGAAGAGAACAATCATTCGTAATACCTCCAATCATAAATGTGGCCATCTGCAACAAGCAAAAGTATCGGCATTCATTACTTAGTGTCTTAGAAAATGTCAACATCGATCAAAATTGCGTAATTTCATCGCTCAGATTTGCGTAGTTTGTCGGTTCTACCAATCGTCGTCTGTATAGCAATAAACCCCGTTTTCTGTTTTTCTTTCAGTCTGTAACTTTTTCCACGAATATTGACTATCATACTATGATGTAATAGTCTATCTAATACCGCTGTTGCTAATACTTCGTCTTCGAATATCTTGTCCCATTCGGTAAAACTTCTGTTGGACGTCAGGATTATGCTTCCCTGTTCGTATTTCTGGCTCACTAGTTCAAAGAATAACTTAGCTCCTTCTGTATCCAATGGTAGGTATCCCAGTTCGTCTATTATTAGTAGGTCAAGGGATTTGTAGAATCTAATGGTTTTTTCGAAATGTCTTTCAACAAAGGCTTTCTTTAATCGATCCACCAATGTTATTGCGTTAACGAAGTATATTTTCTTTCCTTCTCTTAGGGCTTCCATTCCAAGTCCCACCGCCAGGTGTGTTTTCCCCACTCTGGGTGGTCCAAGAAATACCACGTTCTCTTTTTCGTACATGAATCTCAGGGTTTTCAGTTCCATTATCTGTTTTCTGTCTATGCTGGGTTGGAAACTGAAATCGAACTCTTCCAGGGTTTTGTGGAAAGGTAATCCACTGTACCTGAGAGCCGTTATGTATTTCTTGTTCTCGTTTTCTTTCTTCTGGGCTATTAGTAGATCTTCAATCAATTCGAGAACGTTTTTATCTCCTTTACTCCAGTTTTGGAGAGAAGAATCCAATACCCTGGAGATTCCTTCCAGTTTAAGTTCTTTCAACAAGCTGTGTACGTTTTCGTAGCTCATACCGCATCGCCCACAAGAGCCTGGTATTCTCTCAAAGACCTTTTTTCTACCTGGTCTTTCAATGGATGTACTGTAATGAGTTCATCGTTTCTGTATATCTTCAGTAGTGAACCTTCTACCTGGAGATTGACTCTTTCCCCTGCGTATTCTTTACCAACACGGTATGCCCTTTCCTTGTAGACTACCTGGCCTTTGTCTCTCACAAGTCTTGTATTTAATCTGCTACAATTTACTTAGCTCATTTAGGTGATTCTTTTCCCTCTCGAATCTTTCGAGAGGGGTTTCTTTTAATTCGGAATGGAGTCGCTGGTTTGCTATTGCTAACCAATCTCTTAATACGTTCTTCAATTCCGTCAGATTCGAATAACTCTGACCGTAAAGAATATTTTCCCTTACGTAGGGAACCAACCTCTCGACCTTTCCTTTGGCTTTTGGATTATATGGCCTGTGAGTAATCACTTTAAAGCCGTAGAAGTTTGCAAAATCCATGAATCTGGCGTTGTATTCCTTCTGTTTCTGAAGCTTCTTCACAACGGTTTTCATATTGTCATACAGACCTTCTGAGAGATAACCACCAAAGTACTCAAAGGCATGAAGATGAGCTTGGATTAGAGTCTCAAGCTTTTCATCTGGTACTATCTCCGCGTACAGCATTCGGAATAGCTCAACACCATAATGAAGAACTTAACAGTCGTCTTTTCGCCCGCAATAACCGTTGTACCTGTTCCCCAATCAACCTGAAATTGCTTTCCGGGTCCTGTTTCAAATCTGACAACAATTTCAGGTTTCTCCTTGGGTCTTATTGAGGCTACATACATCCGGAGTATCGTCAGTTTACCGGTGTAACCCCTTTTTACCAATTCCTTAAACAATACTGTCGCCGTGAGTTTGGGATACTCCTCGAGCCTTTTGTTAATGTAATCCTTGAAAGGATCCAGTTTAGAACCTTTCTTTGCCATTTGACACCACTCCATATTAAGATATTTGTTTACGGTGTTGGGAGCAATGCCAAGGCGCCTGGCTATTGCTGGCTTGCTTAACCCCTCTTTGTACAATATTCTGATTTCAAAGACCTGCTTTTCCGTTAACATCTGAATACCTCCTTTTCTATCTGAGACATTCAGATGTTACTGCTCAATTCTTACCGATGCTTTTGCTCATTTTTGATCGACGTTTTTACTATTTTGTAACCGATGTCGAAAAAAATCAAGAGAAATGGATTATCAAGAGCCTGAATTTGTAAGTTGAAGCAAACTAATCAGAACCAAACTTCAAATATTAGCTCGCAAAAGTCTTATTTGCCGCTTCGTGAGCTATTGGCTTTACTCAATAGAAACCTTACTTTTCTCTTAGTCAATTCTTTACTCATATAGCAATACAAGA from Kosmotoga arenicorallina S304 includes the following:
- a CDS encoding sugar 3,4-ketoisomerase, encoding MRCFDNFVESKKRTAKPPELGSLVFFEAYRDIPFVFKRIYYIYGVMEGITRSHHAHKDLKQLLVCMYGAIEIVCYDGENKEYIVLNDPAKGLYIGPGKWHTMKWLKDDSVLLILASEYYDESDYIRDYDEFVRLVKEGYWKR
- a CDS encoding glycosyltransferase family 4 protein, which gives rise to MRIVHILSYFKPDLAYQENYLTVGQRELGHEVFIITSKFEPYFQINKGKRTHELGEFDYRGVKILRIRSLYEIKNRFIVFVNLLKHLRAIQPDMIFFHDHSPELLNCIRYVKKNPNTKLVIDIHSSFDNSMKSTFGPLYHKVLWRSIVKRIQKYYHKVFYVAPECRDFAIQVYGIDEGKLELLPLPGDASLIKNFTLYMNVRRRIREELGVSDSDRVIFHTGKLPGDKKTLEVLAAFQQIEDPSFKLFIVGSVENGFRDILNKYIERDNRIIYLGWKNASKLKELLVGGDLLLQPGSLSNTFIEAICAGIPLVLADTPQGRYLTKNGNGYLLDEISPESIKDGILHVLEKSNFQDYRERSIMASEEYHYINIAKKSVQ
- a CDS encoding glycosyltransferase family protein is translated as MIVLFNLNSYLGGGEVLLVRLAEEFAKKDVEFCIVSSFDDGYINDEAKKYGFYVIRWPIPNDSVLYMTKNEKRKVIDFFAKKFHNNAKLEIFTFCFRDIYNAYVVFSNLNSIRATYSTGIFHPRDTHYLASYSLRKKRIIGINRKLLEIYVNYQSVSFMNEMNLQASLKNFDNSSYKIIPLPIPEHNEQSKKKAILSNRVIRIVWVGRFVDFKLSSIIMIIDFVRRNPGYHLTLIGYGPCEKRIRRYIRKNSVPNVDFAGKVHPDELDKKLLNYDIGYCMGTSILETAKLGIPTVIAAMLPKNYYKKNQGVCLGIFGKDSGFNLGELDIDDKSHLSSIDDCIKDIVENYAEYSSLTLSHVHRFEMGEITEEYLNLIKSSTLCLEKDSVVLPKPPIIKYVAKRIIYLVKGIKGGS
- the istB gene encoding IS21-like element ISKol10 family helper ATPase IstB, translated to MSYENVHSLLKELKLEGISRVLDSSLQNWSKGDKNVLELIEDLLIAQKKENENKKYITALRYSGLPFHKTLEEFDFSFQPSIDRKQIMELKTLRFMYEKENVVFLGPPRVGKTHLAVGLGMEALREGKKIYFVNAITLVDRLKKAFVERHFEKTIRFYKSLDLLIIDELGYLPLDTEGAKLFFELVSQKYEQGSIILTSNRSFTEWDKIFEDEVLATAVLDRLLHHSMIVNIRGKSYRLKEKQKTGFIAIQTTIGRTDKLRKSER